One window of Pseudacidobacterium ailaaui genomic DNA carries:
- a CDS encoding adenosine deaminase family protein codes for MHWAKRCQFFAVCLWMCAVAAAQAARPVRVADAEERTARAFEEARKEGPLALRAFLYEMPKGGDLHVHLSGAVYAESFLRAAGEDGLCVDTVRLEFVRPEHGACKAGEVSAAAVPQDQKLYDALIDSFSMRTFVPVTGESGHDHFFNTFDKFGGTSKAHTPEWIDEVASRAASQNEQYLELMETPDFKPAAVLAAKVGFQPDFAQYREQLLAAGFRNFVPAARAFFDEAEAARQQREHCGKEDAQPACKVQVRYIYQVLRGLPREAVFAQILLGFEVASVDPEVVGINLVQPEDCFVCMRDYQLQMDMIAVLHRFYPKVHVTLHAGELAPGMVPPDGLSFHIRSAVEVAGAERIGHGVDVMYESRPYALLKEMAVKHVLVEVNLTSNDVILNIKGEDHPFRIYRRYGVPVALSTDDEGVSRIDLTHEYVRAVVTYSLDYRDLKQMARASIEHSFLPGASLWQSSTPEKLEQPVAPCRGQLGRESPMGACAAIVQSSEKAQQEWELERRFHRFEASY; via the coding sequence ATGCATTGGGCCAAACGCTGCCAATTCTTCGCTGTGTGTTTATGGATGTGTGCTGTGGCCGCTGCTCAGGCGGCGCGGCCAGTCCGAGTTGCAGATGCTGAGGAGCGGACGGCGCGTGCTTTTGAAGAGGCGCGCAAAGAGGGGCCGTTGGCGCTGCGGGCATTTCTCTATGAAATGCCCAAGGGGGGCGACCTGCATGTGCATCTTTCCGGGGCCGTCTATGCGGAGTCCTTCCTCCGCGCCGCAGGCGAAGACGGTCTGTGCGTGGACACGGTAAGGCTGGAATTTGTGCGTCCGGAGCACGGAGCGTGCAAAGCGGGCGAGGTCTCTGCGGCCGCCGTTCCGCAGGACCAGAAGCTTTATGATGCGCTGATTGACTCCTTTTCCATGCGCACATTTGTGCCGGTGACGGGCGAGTCCGGGCATGACCATTTCTTTAACACCTTTGACAAGTTTGGCGGCACCAGCAAGGCCCACACACCGGAGTGGATTGATGAGGTGGCCTCGCGCGCGGCATCGCAGAACGAACAGTATCTGGAACTGATGGAGACGCCGGACTTTAAACCAGCGGCGGTGCTGGCGGCCAAGGTGGGCTTCCAGCCGGACTTTGCGCAGTATCGCGAGCAACTGCTGGCAGCCGGGTTCCGCAATTTTGTTCCCGCTGCGCGGGCGTTCTTCGATGAGGCCGAAGCGGCGCGGCAGCAGCGTGAGCATTGCGGCAAAGAAGATGCGCAGCCCGCGTGCAAGGTCCAGGTCCGCTACATCTATCAGGTACTGCGCGGACTGCCGCGGGAGGCAGTGTTTGCGCAGATCCTGCTGGGGTTTGAAGTCGCCTCGGTGGACCCGGAGGTGGTGGGCATCAACCTGGTACAGCCGGAGGACTGCTTTGTCTGCATGAGGGACTACCAGCTGCAGATGGACATGATTGCGGTGCTGCACCGCTTCTATCCGAAAGTGCATGTGACGCTGCACGCCGGCGAGCTGGCGCCGGGGATGGTGCCTCCGGACGGGCTGAGCTTTCATATCCGTTCGGCGGTCGAGGTGGCGGGCGCCGAGCGCATCGGCCACGGCGTGGACGTGATGTATGAGAGCAGGCCGTATGCGCTGCTGAAGGAGATGGCGGTAAAGCATGTTCTGGTAGAGGTGAACCTGACCAGCAATGACGTGATTCTGAACATCAAGGGCGAGGACCACCCATTCCGGATCTATCGCAGATACGGAGTGCCGGTGGCATTGTCTACGGATGATGAGGGTGTTTCCCGCATTGATCTGACGCATGAATATGTACGCGCTGTGGTTACATATTCTCTGGACTACCGCGATCTGAAGCAGATGGCGCGGGCCAGCATCGAGCACAGCTTCCTGCCCGGGGCCAGCCTGTGGCAGTCCTCGACCCCGGAGAAACTGGAGCAGCCTGTGGCGCCATGCCGCGGTCAGCTTGGACGTGAAAGCCCGATGGGGGCCTGCGCTGCAATTGTCCAATCCAGCGAAAAGGCACAGCAGGAATGGGAGCTGGAACGGCGCTTTCATCGGTTTGAGGCCAGCTATTAA
- a CDS encoding amylo-alpha-1,6-glucosidase: MTSVWYWRLLAVLFFFLPASAQSWLRPLDRFPLNASPLTIRQHAEAQKPFTVAGECGTFVGQQDGSFEAWIFPVKLLSHFRIQAQMQDYPIPIDVNEQAAEIEVSPGHTTITYSHAAFTVREVLFATPCTQNGTGIMALFQVESVRPIKLTFSFTPEVKRMWPAPNYNAPSPEWVKLGPSGYYILHTDSPDLAAAIAMPDAQPGILAPYQERPRFWPLQFVLDIDPRHDADKYFPLLMAVGNDETSAKAPALTAQLERLSGQARQLYSQTEDYYDHFFDQRLTAETPDRSFDEALRWAELSIDQLRVRHGEEIGLVAGFYSSGDSNRPGFGWFFGRDTLYTLYAVNSYGDFALTRQALEFLIHRQRADGKIMHEYSQTAEMVDWARFPYEYAAADSTPLFLMAMEDYVNTSGDVDFLRQHWDSVEKAWQFERTHDSDGDGIYDNSQGTGWVESWPSGMPHQEIYLAALDQQASGAFSRLARIMDHPDASSQAAARAQKIASTIEAEYSGPMYAFSRNADGSLDKSATIYPAVAWWDGHFSLQHPDAMFRRWASEEFSTDWGLRDVGDREPFYDPISYHQGSVWPLFTGWAALAEYRTGRTLSGYAHLMQNADLTWAQDLGAVTELLSGAFFQPLGRSTTHQLWSSAMVLTPAIRGLFGLAIDAEHTTITVTPHLPADWDHATLRHISVGDQRTDLEFHREDGALTVRASNSKVKLAGEKNGVLRLALPPVEVGVPHALPLPGAETRQLKVLNQKQDAHSLTLELEAQGGSAYDLPLRLNGLHSRPHVEGASIAQPETPSALGRLHVVFPAGDGYQQQTVQITW, encoded by the coding sequence ATGACAAGTGTATGGTATTGGCGTCTTCTGGCGGTCCTCTTTTTCTTCCTGCCTGCTTCTGCCCAGTCCTGGCTCCGGCCCCTGGACCGGTTCCCCCTGAATGCCAGCCCGCTCACCATCCGTCAGCACGCGGAAGCGCAGAAGCCTTTCACCGTGGCCGGGGAGTGCGGCACCTTCGTCGGCCAGCAGGACGGCAGCTTCGAGGCCTGGATCTTCCCCGTCAAGCTGCTCAGCCACTTCCGCATTCAGGCCCAGATGCAGGACTATCCCATCCCCATCGACGTGAATGAGCAGGCCGCTGAAATCGAAGTCTCACCCGGCCACACCACCATTACCTACTCGCATGCCGCCTTCACCGTGCGGGAAGTCCTCTTCGCCACGCCCTGCACGCAGAACGGCACAGGCATCATGGCCCTCTTTCAGGTCGAGTCTGTTCGCCCCATCAAGCTGACTTTTTCCTTTACTCCGGAAGTCAAGCGCATGTGGCCCGCACCCAACTACAACGCGCCTTCTCCGGAATGGGTAAAACTGGGCCCCAGCGGTTACTACATCCTGCATACCGATTCCCCGGACCTGGCCGCGGCCATCGCCATGCCTGACGCGCAGCCCGGCATCCTTGCCCCCTACCAGGAGCGCCCCAGGTTCTGGCCGCTGCAATTTGTTTTAGACATAGACCCCAGGCACGATGCGGACAAATACTTTCCCCTGCTCATGGCCGTGGGCAACGATGAAACATCCGCAAAGGCCCCGGCGCTCACGGCGCAACTGGAGCGGCTCAGCGGGCAGGCCAGACAACTGTATTCGCAGACCGAGGACTACTACGACCATTTCTTTGACCAGCGCCTTACCGCTGAAACTCCCGACAGGAGCTTTGACGAGGCCCTGCGCTGGGCCGAGCTTTCCATTGACCAGCTCCGCGTGCGCCACGGCGAGGAAATCGGCCTCGTCGCAGGCTTCTATTCCTCCGGCGACTCCAACCGTCCCGGCTTCGGCTGGTTCTTTGGCCGCGATACTCTGTACACCCTCTACGCCGTCAATAGTTACGGCGACTTCGCCCTCACCCGCCAGGCCCTTGAATTCCTCATCCACCGCCAGCGCGCCGATGGCAAAATCATGCACGAATATTCACAGACCGCCGAGATGGTGGACTGGGCGCGATTTCCCTACGAATACGCCGCCGCCGACTCCACCCCACTCTTCCTCATGGCCATGGAAGATTACGTGAACACGAGCGGCGATGTGGACTTCCTCCGCCAGCATTGGGACTCGGTCGAGAAAGCATGGCAGTTCGAACGCACGCATGACAGCGACGGCGACGGCATCTATGACAATTCGCAGGGCACAGGCTGGGTCGAAAGCTGGCCGTCAGGAATGCCGCACCAGGAAATTTATCTCGCTGCCCTCGACCAGCAGGCCAGCGGCGCGTTTTCGCGCCTTGCGCGCATCATGGACCATCCGGATGCATCCAGCCAGGCCGCCGCCCGCGCGCAGAAGATCGCCAGCACCATCGAAGCAGAATACTCCGGGCCCATGTACGCTTTCAGCCGCAACGCCGATGGCTCGCTCGACAAAAGCGCGACCATCTATCCTGCCGTCGCCTGGTGGGACGGCCACTTCTCCCTGCAGCATCCGGATGCCATGTTCCGCCGCTGGGCCTCAGAGGAATTTTCTACCGACTGGGGCCTGCGCGATGTGGGCGACCGCGAGCCGTTCTATGACCCCATCAGCTATCACCAGGGCTCGGTTTGGCCGCTCTTCACCGGATGGGCCGCTCTGGCCGAATACCGCACTGGCCGCACGCTCTCCGGCTACGCGCACCTGATGCAGAATGCCGACCTCACCTGGGCGCAGGACCTCGGCGCGGTCACAGAGCTTCTCTCCGGAGCCTTCTTCCAGCCGCTGGGCCGCAGCACCACGCACCAGCTCTGGTCCTCCGCAATGGTCCTGACTCCTGCCATCCGCGGCCTCTTCGGCCTCGCCATCGATGCCGAGCACACGACCATCACCGTGACGCCGCACCTGCCCGCAGACTGGGACCACGCCACACTCCGCCATATCTCGGTTGGGGACCAAAGGACTGACCTCGAATTTCACCGCGAAGACGGCGCCTTGACCGTCCGCGCCAGTAACAGCAAGGTCAAACTGGCAGGGGAAAAAAACGGAGTGCTGCGCCTTGCTCTGCCTCCGGTTGAAGTGGGCGTCCCTCACGCGCTGCCTCTGCCCGGTGCGGAGACCCGACAACTGAAAGTCCTGAATCAGAAGCAAGACGCGCATTCTCTCACACTCGAACTCGAAGCCCAGGGCGGCAGCGCGTATGACTTGCCTCTGCGCCTGAACGGCCTGCACAGCCGGCCCCATGTGGAAGGGGCCAGCATCGCGCAGCCGGAGACGCCTTCTGCCCTTGGCCGTCTGCATGTGGTCTTTCCGGCAGGAGACGGATACCAACAACAGACCGTGCAGATCACATGGTGA
- a CDS encoding HAMP domain-containing sensor histidine kinase, translating into MLIFVMLHRFIANDIQSRSDAWLTGEVAVLRDVAGRTPKDRLYSRVVGEVAELASREVSYKLRSNSNENDSVFFLQVGNDGALKLWVGSGDGLANLAAIRERKFISEVPYDLHVKGFDSPFRIASVQLDDGSRIYLGLSERDELRVLRNLRLRFFCLWLLIVLFDSAIVFFVTKRMLGLVRKITEAASQIGQSDLSRRVPTSKRNDEIGHLAQTLNHMLDRIESSMHQLHTITGALAHDLRSPLTAIRGKLEIALCGDFKAGQSEPLVSAIDELDRLTEYLNVSLDVAEAKADALRLSLTEVDLDELMRVMIDLYEPSMSEKGLRVNLRSAGPVMVLADAALLHRVIANLLDNELNHLPASCTVFITLSANEDLATLIVEDDGPGFSAEISRHIFEQRVKGRGSKGHGLGLAFVEAVVRAHGGSVTASNRPKGGASLSISWPRGSKANIEVSRSLTLIHR; encoded by the coding sequence ATGCTCATCTTTGTTATGCTTCATCGCTTCATAGCGAATGATATTCAGAGTAGAAGCGATGCATGGCTTACGGGAGAAGTTGCCGTTCTCCGTGATGTGGCTGGGCGAACGCCCAAGGATCGCCTCTACAGCAGAGTAGTAGGCGAAGTTGCAGAACTTGCGAGCAGAGAGGTTTCCTATAAGCTTCGTTCGAACAGCAATGAGAACGACTCCGTTTTTTTTCTACAAGTCGGGAATGACGGCGCTTTGAAGCTATGGGTAGGCTCTGGGGATGGATTGGCAAATCTTGCAGCGATTCGTGAGCGCAAGTTCATTTCTGAAGTTCCATACGACCTGCATGTCAAAGGTTTCGATTCTCCATTTCGAATCGCATCAGTGCAACTCGATGATGGGAGTCGCATTTATCTCGGACTTTCCGAGCGAGATGAATTGCGTGTACTGAGGAATCTCCGCTTGCGATTTTTCTGTCTCTGGTTACTGATTGTTCTGTTCGATTCAGCCATTGTGTTTTTTGTTACTAAACGTATGCTGGGCCTTGTTCGCAAGATAACCGAGGCTGCATCCCAAATTGGGCAATCTGATTTGAGCCGCAGAGTCCCGACCAGCAAGCGAAACGATGAAATAGGGCATCTTGCCCAGACGCTCAACCACATGCTGGATCGAATTGAAAGTTCGATGCATCAACTGCATACCATTACTGGGGCTCTAGCTCATGACCTTCGCAGCCCATTAACTGCGATTCGTGGAAAGCTGGAGATAGCGTTGTGTGGAGACTTTAAGGCCGGGCAAAGCGAGCCCCTTGTTTCGGCCATAGATGAATTGGATCGATTGACGGAATACCTGAATGTTTCTCTCGACGTAGCTGAAGCAAAGGCCGATGCGCTGAGACTGTCTCTGACAGAAGTCGATCTTGATGAACTGATGAGAGTCATGATCGATCTGTATGAGCCATCGATGTCAGAAAAAGGGCTTAGGGTCAATCTTCGCAGTGCGGGTCCTGTTATGGTATTGGCAGATGCGGCGCTTCTCCATCGTGTAATTGCCAATCTTCTGGATAATGAACTAAATCATTTGCCAGCATCATGCACCGTCTTTATCACACTCAGCGCAAACGAAGATCTTGCAACACTGATTGTCGAAGATGACGGGCCCGGATTTTCTGCAGAGATCAGCCGCCATATATTCGAGCAGCGGGTAAAAGGAAGAGGCTCGAAAGGACATGGTCTTGGCCTTGCCTTTGTTGAAGCCGTAGTGCGCGCGCATGGTGGGAGTGTGACGGCGTCAAACCGCCCCAAGGGAGGAGCGTCGCTATCCATTTCCTGGCCTCGTGGAAGTAAAGCGAATATCGAAGTTTCTCGCTCCCTGACTCTGATTCACAGGTAA
- a CDS encoding winged helix-turn-helix domain-containing protein — MRLLLVEDEPEISSFVKQSLVEAGYEVDTAENGSAATQLASRQAYDGLIVDLGLPDQDGIDLILQLRQSGIRSPVLILSARRSVDDRVKGLEQGGDDYLTKPFALAELLARLRNLLRRNAAPIEEAARLRVLDLELDFINRRASRGGEVLNLTPQEFVLLAYLCRHAGRVITRSMLLSEVWGMRFQPNTNVVDVHIYRLRGKVDTEGREPLIRTVRGIGYVLKDR, encoded by the coding sequence ATGCGACTTCTACTGGTTGAGGACGAACCGGAGATTTCAAGTTTTGTCAAGCAATCTTTGGTTGAGGCCGGCTACGAAGTAGATACAGCAGAAAATGGGAGTGCCGCAACTCAGTTGGCATCCAGGCAGGCCTACGACGGACTCATTGTTGATTTGGGACTTCCGGATCAGGATGGCATTGATCTGATTCTCCAACTCCGACAATCCGGCATCCGTAGTCCAGTATTAATACTGTCAGCCAGAAGATCAGTGGATGACAGAGTCAAAGGTCTGGAGCAAGGCGGAGACGACTACCTGACAAAGCCTTTTGCACTGGCAGAATTGTTGGCCAGACTGCGCAATCTCTTGCGGCGCAATGCGGCTCCCATTGAAGAAGCAGCTCGTCTCCGGGTACTGGATCTGGAACTGGATTTCATCAATCGTAGGGCTTCTCGCGGGGGAGAGGTCCTAAATCTAACCCCGCAGGAGTTTGTGCTTCTGGCTTATTTATGTAGACATGCGGGTCGTGTCATCACTCGCTCGATGCTGCTCTCCGAAGTATGGGGAATGCGATTCCAGCCAAACACCAACGTTGTTGATGTGCATATCTACCGTTTGCGCGGCAAAGTGGATACAGAAGGCCGCGAACCGCTCATCCGAACCGTACGAGGTATTGGATATGTACTCAAAGACCGCTAA
- a CDS encoding type III polyketide synthase, which translates to MTTAYLNRIATAVPEHDIHDAFVVFAEKMLGDQRLRTIFRRMASRANIAHRYSFFEPQEGYEKFFSHEVNESYQLGNLPSTARRMEIFEKSAPVLMKMAVDRLALNAQERAGITHVLVTCCTGLYAPGLDFEIVDHLGLSTDVERTMIGFMGCYAAINALKLARHIIRSDPEAGVLMLNLELCSLHLQETQELEQVLSFLIFADGAAASLITARNQGFALDSFKTITIPGTRGLITWKIRGLGFDMLLSGQVPRELGNALPQSGLMAERDDIHLWAVHPGGRSILDAVEKGLELPADALKASREVLASFGNMSSATIMFVLQRIMQQARPGQRGCAMSFGPGLTAETMRFHAV; encoded by the coding sequence ATGACGACAGCGTATCTGAATCGCATTGCCACTGCCGTACCAGAACACGATATACATGACGCCTTCGTCGTCTTTGCAGAAAAGATGCTTGGCGATCAACGATTGCGTACGATCTTCCGACGCATGGCAAGCCGCGCCAATATTGCGCATCGCTACTCCTTCTTTGAGCCTCAGGAAGGATATGAAAAGTTCTTTTCACATGAAGTCAATGAGTCGTATCAACTTGGCAATCTGCCTAGTACCGCGCGGCGTATGGAGATTTTCGAGAAGAGCGCCCCTGTGCTCATGAAGATGGCCGTGGACCGTCTTGCGCTCAATGCACAGGAGCGAGCCGGCATAACACATGTCCTGGTGACCTGCTGCACCGGACTCTATGCTCCGGGGCTGGACTTTGAGATTGTCGATCATCTGGGGCTTTCCACAGACGTTGAACGAACCATGATCGGCTTCATGGGTTGCTATGCAGCGATCAATGCATTGAAGCTGGCACGGCATATCATACGTTCAGATCCTGAGGCCGGCGTTCTGATGCTCAATCTGGAGTTGTGCTCCCTGCATTTACAGGAGACACAGGAACTGGAGCAGGTGCTCTCCTTTCTGATCTTTGCCGATGGTGCGGCGGCGAGCCTGATAACTGCGCGTAATCAGGGCTTTGCTTTAGATAGCTTCAAAACAATCACCATACCTGGTACAAGGGGGTTAATTACATGGAAGATTCGTGGTCTCGGCTTTGACATGCTGCTCTCAGGACAAGTGCCAAGAGAATTAGGAAACGCGCTGCCTCAGAGCGGATTGATGGCCGAACGAGACGACATCCACCTGTGGGCAGTACATCCCGGCGGACGTTCTATTCTGGACGCCGTAGAGAAAGGATTAGAACTTCCTGCCGATGCGTTGAAGGCATCACGCGAAGTGTTGGCTTCCTTTGGCAATATGTCTTCAGCAACCATAATGTTTGTGTTACAGCGGATCATGCAGCAGGCGCGCCCTGGACAGCGTGGATGTGCGATGTCCTTTGGTCCGGGCCTGACTGCGGAAACGATGCGCTTCCATGCAGTCTAG
- a CDS encoding methyltransferase domain-containing protein, translated as MQSSAKIHLRTQTLLLQALRWMTGLPSEARLDFNHRVSPHQLPELMDGDCSYEDFCDCLRSLEQVNRWLLGYRPTLAWLKRLSHGLPHPIHIVDVGCGGGDLLRKIADWAAKEGVAVQLTGMDLNPYSARVAADSTPQKSGITWVTGDALAYRPDKPVDVIVSSLMAHHLEDSDIVLLLRWMEATARLGWFINDLERSEHACLMFACIAKVVRWHPFVRHDGPVSFRRAFRKEDWIHLLAAADVPQEAITIEHWRPGRLCVGRWK; from the coding sequence ATGCAGTCTAGTGCCAAAATCCATCTGCGTACTCAGACCCTTCTTCTCCAAGCATTGCGTTGGATGACCGGCTTGCCATCGGAGGCCAGGCTTGATTTCAATCACCGGGTCTCTCCTCACCAGTTGCCGGAACTAATGGATGGCGATTGTAGCTATGAAGATTTTTGTGATTGTCTGCGCAGCCTGGAGCAGGTGAATCGCTGGCTGTTAGGTTATCGACCAACATTGGCCTGGCTGAAGCGGCTGTCCCATGGATTGCCTCACCCCATACACATCGTCGACGTCGGTTGTGGCGGCGGCGATCTGCTGCGGAAGATTGCAGACTGGGCAGCGAAGGAAGGCGTTGCTGTCCAGCTTACTGGCATGGATCTGAATCCTTATTCTGCGCGAGTAGCAGCGGACTCCACTCCACAGAAATCTGGTATTACCTGGGTGACCGGCGATGCGCTGGCCTATCGGCCAGACAAGCCTGTCGATGTCATCGTGAGTTCACTGATGGCACATCATCTGGAAGACAGCGATATCGTTTTGCTGCTGCGATGGATGGAAGCGACGGCGCGACTAGGCTGGTTTATCAATGATCTGGAGCGGTCTGAGCATGCCTGTTTGATGTTCGCATGCATAGCGAAAGTGGTGAGATGGCATCCATTTGTGCGGCACGATGGGCCGGTATCTTTTAGGCGGGCCTTTCGAAAAGAGGATTGGATACATCTGCTGGCTGCGGCGGATGTACCTCAGGAGGCAATCACGATAGAACATTGGCGCCCGGGACGACTGTGTGTAGGGCGATGGAAATAA
- a CDS encoding DUF2306 domain-containing protein, whose translation MSTSALRAPTSSRSRFKMILWISLGLTVLFVFITSELLLITDYPMYHAYRLQLIADRGFLIPHTIAGILALFIGPINFSSRIRERHTRLHRVLGCIYTISVFVGSYTGIALAAGRPGLPGTSMQAAAWMVCTTAAFLAARTRQFTIHRQWMARSYAVTFTFISSRILNLWPAYWRHLGDVLSAVGVIAFTLASLLIVDIGLDWRELTTCRNESSANRCYKN comes from the coding sequence ATGTCGACTTCTGCGCTAAGAGCACCCACCTCTTCCCGTTCCCGATTCAAGATGATTCTCTGGATTTCGCTTGGCCTTACTGTACTCTTTGTCTTCATTACCTCAGAGCTGCTACTCATCACCGACTATCCGATGTACCACGCCTACCGTTTACAGTTGATCGCCGACCGCGGTTTTCTCATTCCTCATACTATTGCTGGAATTCTTGCTCTTTTCATCGGCCCCATTAATTTCTCTTCGCGTATCCGAGAACGCCATACCCGACTGCACCGCGTCCTTGGCTGTATCTATACGATTTCTGTCTTTGTCGGCTCTTATACTGGGATTGCCCTCGCGGCTGGCAGGCCGGGGCTTCCCGGAACATCCATGCAGGCCGCTGCATGGATGGTGTGTACCACGGCAGCTTTTCTGGCCGCCCGCACTCGCCAGTTCACCATACACCGCCAATGGATGGCTCGCTCCTACGCCGTTACCTTTACCTTCATTTCCAGCCGCATACTGAATCTTTGGCCGGCCTACTGGAGACACCTTGGCGATGTCTTGTCCGCTGTTGGCGTGATCGCCTTCACACTTGCCTCGCTGCTAATCGTAGATATTGGTCTCGATTGGCGTGAACTTACCACCTGTCGTAACGAATCATCAGCCAATAGGTGTTACAAGAATTAA
- a CDS encoding NAD(P)/FAD-dependent oxidoreductase, producing MQEEVLILGGGVAGCAAAIALAQKGRSVTLIERERTPRHKVCGEFLSGEALEDLHALGIDVVSLGAVPINYVRLAAAQRAAEAPLPFPAKSLTRKALDKALISRAIAVGVRVELGRSVQSLNRTAASTWQVTLEDGSIREAPTVFLATGKHDLRGHARPKDPHRWVAFKMYYRLSPAQADDLGDASELTLYSGGYGGIQPVEDGITNFCCVVQRRYFERAGLRWEGLIANMQKDCPHLAMRLAGAQPLLDKPIAITHIPYGYLRRTTEDSLYCIGDQAAVIPSFTGDGISVALHTARCAAAAYLARESSSVFQPKLRSAMLPQMRLAQAAANGLNNALARAVLPFFLRVWPGAMQVTARLTRVTQPAALAP from the coding sequence TTGCAAGAAGAAGTCCTCATCCTCGGTGGTGGAGTGGCAGGCTGCGCGGCTGCGATTGCGCTCGCTCAAAAAGGACGAAGCGTCACCCTCATCGAACGTGAGCGCACGCCGCGCCATAAGGTATGTGGGGAGTTTCTCAGTGGTGAGGCCCTCGAAGATCTGCATGCGCTCGGCATCGATGTCGTGTCACTTGGCGCCGTGCCGATCAATTACGTTCGCCTCGCAGCTGCACAGCGGGCCGCGGAAGCACCTTTGCCGTTTCCGGCCAAGTCGCTCACGCGCAAGGCGCTCGATAAAGCCCTCATCTCCAGGGCCATCGCCGTAGGAGTTCGAGTAGAGCTCGGTCGCAGCGTACAATCGCTCAACCGCACCGCAGCTAGTACATGGCAGGTAACTCTGGAGGATGGCTCTATACGTGAAGCTCCGACGGTCTTTCTCGCCACTGGCAAGCACGATCTCCGAGGTCACGCGCGTCCTAAGGACCCTCATCGGTGGGTTGCCTTCAAAATGTATTACCGGCTGTCTCCTGCTCAGGCGGATGATCTGGGCGACGCCTCTGAGCTTACGCTTTACTCCGGAGGCTACGGTGGCATTCAGCCTGTGGAAGATGGCATCACAAATTTTTGCTGTGTGGTGCAACGGCGGTATTTTGAGCGTGCCGGTCTTCGCTGGGAGGGTCTGATTGCAAATATGCAGAAGGACTGCCCCCACCTGGCTATGCGTCTCGCCGGAGCGCAACCGTTGCTCGATAAGCCGATAGCCATCACCCATATTCCGTATGGCTACCTCCGGCGCACAACTGAAGATAGCCTCTACTGCATTGGCGATCAGGCCGCCGTCATCCCATCGTTCACCGGCGATGGAATATCCGTTGCACTGCATACCGCCCGGTGTGCTGCCGCAGCCTATCTGGCCAGAGAGTCTTCGTCGGTCTTTCAACCAAAACTCCGTTCGGCAATGCTACCCCAGATGCGACTTGCCCAGGCTGCCGCGAATGGCTTAAACAACGCCCTTGCGCGCGCTGTGCTTCCGTTCTTTCTTCGCGTCTGGCCGGGTGCAATGCAGGTAACAGCCAGGCTCACCCGCGTCACCCAACCAGCTGCGCTTGCACCTTAG
- a CDS encoding YceI family protein: protein MKLFTVFILTVILAPGAHAQRQSFTVDPDASQVSITLNTTHEVVHGMFHIQSGLVEFDRSSSTMSGSVIVLANSGKTGNSSRDKKMDKDILKVDQYTKISFAPTTFAGTIAPSGNSTIQVRGVFTLLGNPHDLTVPMQIHIDGPRATARAQFTIPYVQWGLRNPSFLFWKAEDYVAISLNLVGKLSN, encoded by the coding sequence ATGAAACTCTTCACAGTCTTTATTCTCACGGTCATACTTGCTCCTGGGGCTCACGCCCAGCGTCAAAGCTTCACTGTTGATCCCGATGCAAGTCAGGTCAGCATCACGCTCAATACAACCCACGAAGTCGTCCATGGAATGTTTCATATTCAATCTGGCCTGGTTGAATTTGACCGCAGCAGTTCTACGATGTCCGGCTCAGTGATTGTACTGGCGAACTCTGGGAAGACAGGGAACAGCAGCCGCGACAAGAAGATGGACAAGGACATTCTCAAGGTGGACCAATACACGAAGATTTCTTTTGCTCCTACAACCTTTGCCGGGACGATCGCGCCTTCAGGTAACTCAACCATTCAGGTCAGGGGTGTATTTACCTTGCTCGGCAATCCTCACGACCTGACGGTTCCCATGCAGATTCACATCGATGGCCCCAGGGCAACAGCAAGGGCGCAATTCACAATTCCTTATGTACAGTGGGGTCTCAGAAATCCGAGCTTCTTGTTCTGGAAAGCCGAGGATTACGTAGCGATTTCTCTGAATCTTGTCGGCAAGCTTTCCAACTAA